The region GAGGCACCCTAGAAATATCTAGACGTGGGGCAATGCATGGAATGTGATCCCATGCCCATGATTGGAGAAGCAACGAACAACCACTAAGCTCTGATTGTAGAGGATTAGTTTCTCAATTCAAACCTCGATATATAGAAGCTAAAACAACTTAACCCCAACGATCATTTCTAGTAGCTGGCAAATCTATTAAAAGAAGAAGATACATAAGGTGAACACGACTCCTTGATGTCTCGGGTAACAAAAGACCACGAAGAAGTAACAAGATGTGCGCCCTAGCATGTTGAGCTATATCTTCATAAGTTGGATTAGGAGGAAGATTTTCAATGTGATTTCTAACCAAGTAAGATTCACCTTACTTCCCATCATGTCCTTTTTTAGGGGATGCACTCCCAATAATTGGTCACAAATATTGTTCCAGCTAGCATTACTATGTCCAGTAACAACATCACCGTCAATGGGAAGACCAAGCTGTAAGGGACATCTTGCAATGTAATAGTGGCCTCACCATACAGAAAATGGAAGGTATGTGTCTCAGGCCTCCATCTCTCGACCAATGCTGTAATAAGGTGGTGATCTATGCTGGGGTTCTCAATTGCAAAGGCATGTCTGAAACTCGCTTCGGCTATTAAGTCAATGATACAAACATCTATATCTCGCACCCCAAACATTAGTCGATGTCTTGGTCTGATCATTCTTTCTTTTCCCTCCCATATCTTCTCTGATACATGATTTCTTTGATGCCACAATAGTGACCCATCAAGCGGTCCAAGTTCCATGTTTTTGTAGGGAAGAAGTAGAGGAGAATATTTTTTTGAGAATGAAGTGTTGGAGTTTGGTGTTCAAATACTTGAAATGGTGTGAATGAAGTAGTGAAGTTCGGTGCCATGTATATATGATGATAACTAGTTTGGAATGAATGAAGGTTTCTTGAAATTGTGCGAATGAAGGTTTCTTTCCTTGCCAGCCACATCAACTAGTTTGGAACTACATGCATGCCATCAATGCACATATATGCATGTCATGATTCTTTGATTAaattcagtgtattatttgctGAATATCTTGGGTTTTATGAGTCCACATATATGCATGTATGTCATCATGAGTCCACATGCATTAGTCTATCAATGCTTTCTTAGATCTATTCACGTGACTTCTTGGCTGAATATTTTGGCTTTATTCACGTGACTTCTTGGCTAAATATTGGCTTCATTCACTTGTTTATTACATTGTCATGCATTAGTCAATCAATGCTTTCAAAGCATATGCCTCTTTTCAAGCAATGCAATGGTCATTTCCTTCGTTTTCTTACCATGCGGAGGTCATTCACATTCTCCAAGTCAGCTTGTTCAAAGAATCTCTATTGTTCAAAGAAATGACTTGACATCTTCAAGCAGGAAATAATTGAATTGAAGAAGATAGTATAGAAGAATCAAATCTCTATCTATTACTAATGTTTTTGTTCAAGCTCCGAGCATATATTCCGTGAATATTAAGTTAAGAAGAGACTAGACAAGTGAAGACAAATGCTTTCTACTATTTTTTGCTTTCATTGAAACACTCCTCAAGATAGACGTTTTTTTTGAGTTTATAATGACATGAAAATATAGCAATAAAACTGTATCACTCCGTCATCAATTATATCCTTTCAACCTATTTCATAACTGCTACTAATAAAACTTAAGTAACTCTAAACTACTAGATGCAGTGACGAACGTAATAAGAGAATAGAAACCATTATAAGAAATCATCATATCTCTCTTAAGGAGAGTGAAAATATCATATCTCACAAATGTCATGCAAATATTTGCAAGGAGGGTGCAAATATCCGTTCAGATAAGGTGTTTCATACATCCAAAAGATAGactatattaaattaaatagcatAAAAATAGTCATTTATCAACATAccttaaattaaatagaaattAAATATAAACATACAAAGTGATTACACTTACAAATATATAAAAACATAACAACATTGATAATTAAACACTAGTTTATTTAAAGGGACAGTGACTTCAGTTATGCCTTTCATATCGACAGATACTACATTTTTTGTTCTATTCGGAACGCTGGTATCCATCTCATTGTGGATACGAGAAGTCCTTGATCTTCCTGAAgtatctcttcttctttctggaTTAGGCTTGAGTGTGGGACCTGAGTGGTCAATATTATTCATTTCCAAGAGGGTGAAACTCATGCTCATATGTTTTATGGATATAATCTAGTTTGTAAACAAAGTCAATAAACAAACTACAATCCACATTGATGTGGTTACATGATGCAATGACATGTGAACAAGGGACCCTTAGTGCACCGCAATCACAACACCAGTCATTCAACTTAACAGTGCATACCATTGCACGTCTACCAACACGTGGATTCACACGTTCTTCCACTTCAAACTCCATTGATTGTCTATTGTACATACGAATATAATGAGATGTAGCTTGTTGTCGTTTCTCATGCAGAATTGCAGATAACTCTTCGCAATATATATGCCTTGCTCTCATCATGTTGTGTATTTTGATCCCTCTGTCTACAAACATAGAATTCAACCTGTAAAATGTGGTCTTAACCAACGCTGTCAGGGGCAATGCTCGATCCCCTTTTAATACTGATTTCATACACTGAGCAAGATTCGTAGTCATGTGCCCGTATCTTTTGCCTCCATcaccatttttcttttgggataTTATCTAACCACGCTGCAACTTCTGGAAAACCCAGTCATAGTTCACGTAGCTTTGCTTCAAATCTTGACTGCCTTATCTCATATCCTGTCAATAATATTCATAGTTATACTAAATTATGCACTCGCAAAGTTAAAATATTTTAGCACAAAAATATCTAATTACCCATGTTGACGACATCTTTCTTTAGCTCAACATTTTTAAATCGTTTGTTGAAATTACTTGCAATGTGCCGAATGCAAAACATTGATTGTGCACTGGGCCAAAATTCGACTCCCGGATCTTTCAAAGCTGCCAACAACCCTGTTCCTTTATCAGATATCACACATATATTCGGATGTGGTGTAACAAATCTGCGTAGATGGTATAAGAACCACATCCAAGCTTCTTTTGTCTCTCCTTCAACAATTGCATAGGCGATCAGAAATATGTCACAATTTCCATCTTGAGTCACAAAAACTAATAATGTGCCACAATATTTTCCCATCAGAAATGTCTCATCCACTTGAATAATGGGTTTGCAATACAAAAACCCCTCAATACATGGTTTAAATGACCAAAACACACGATCAAGGATCAAACTGGAAGAGTCTCCCATACCCTCTTCCATTGGTCGAGAAGTTTCATAATTAACAAATTTACCAGGAACATAATGTTGGATGATAGCAAATTGTATGATTCTTCCCAACCACCAAATAATTTTGCAACTGCAATTTGTTTTGCAATCCAAGCCTTTCTGTAAGTTACAGCAAAGCCAAATTGAGTTCCAGTCACTGCAATCAAAGCTGTTATTGGAATATTAGGATATGCATTTACTAACTCAACAATACAATTAGCAATAACGGATGAGTCTAAATTTCCATGATCTTGTCTCATCACAAAAGTTATGCAAGTGTGATCTCCACTAATCTTCTTGATCTCCCATTTATTACAAATTTTGCTGAAAGATGCTCTTATCCTCCATTCACATCTATTGCCAAATTTTGTACACTTAGCCACATACCTGTATGACCTTGATTCTTCAACCACAAAGTCAAATGAATGTCTTATGTGAAAGTATTTAATTGCATTGATTGTAGGTAGTTTAGACTCAAAAGACATGCCAACCATAAGTTCATTACTAACACTTTGGCTGCCACCTATCCTCCCATGTCTACAACCATCTGGAAAATTCGAATCTTCAAATGCTTCAGTGATAATATTAGTATAAAAAGGTGATAACATCATATTATCAGAAGGTTCATCAACAAACTCATCATTTAtattatcttcttcttcactaaaTTCAGCCACAAACATCTGAACTACCAATAAAATTAGATGACATCTACAAATTTTAAAAGATGTTGTAAACATTTTAAGAAATGAAAGTAAGAataaagataagaaaaaaatgaaatgattacctttaaaaatttaattggCCTCCGACATTAATCTCAGCAGCTCTTGAAAAATTTACAAGTGAATGTGATATGAATATTAGTTACACGACCTCATATATATAGTGAGATATTCATTATAGCCACTAAGGGTGGTGATTtaggtaaaaagaaaaaaaggcgTGTGTCGCCAACACGGTTGACaacatttgaagaaaaaaagaaaaaaaaaagaaagaaagatgtATCCCCAACAAGATTGGCACCatcttataaaataataaaaatttgtATTTCCTTTACCATGGGCGATATaggtgaaaaaaataaaaaataagcatATATTCACTGGTAGTGGACGTGGAAAAAAGggggaaaaaataaaaaacagatgTATCGCTATTTGTGATGGCGACATTTGAAAAGTAATTTGGGTACTGCCACCAAAACTGGCGATATACACCAAACgtgtaaataaaaataaagttgcACTAAATCGGTAATTATTGGTAGAAATTATACTAGTAGGGAAAAAAAGCCTTTGGAACATAGATTGTGAGTTTTTACCAAAAATAGAAGCTACTTCCTTACCCAATGTGAGCTCTTCTTCATCTGATTTTTGTACATCACGAATAAATGGACAAGAGAGTATATCCTTCTCACTTTCCTcttttatgatattttcttttcttttgattttcttctctCATCTGATGCATtgctttttgtcattttatgAGTTTCAAAATATGGGTATCTCTtctatttcatattttaattttttatattttccattaagataataaaaataaaaataaaaataaaaataaaaataaaaataaaaataataataataataataataataataataataataataataataataataataataataaggaaaatcaatcaaatgaatgaagaaagtcaataaataataaaaatagaaatagaTAAAATTGGGTGCTGACATGGGACATTCATGGAATGCATCCACCGGTATTAGTTAGGTACATATCTTAGCAAAGTCATCCTGAATGTGGACTGGGATGACCAATCAGTGGATAATTTGTCACTTAATCATTGTTGTCGCCAAGATTATGAATTTCTATGTATTTGTTTCCACACTCTTTCCGAATAATATGAACTTTTTGACATTGTTGATTGAATAAAGATTGGTGTACACCCTTTGGGTGTAGACCACTatagagagatagaaagagaagagtgatatataatgtgatgtgatagaaagaaagagatagagaaataaaaaGATATCTTAAGGTATCTGCACTGTTTGGTGATTTatgaattattgttattgttgattTGAATAACTTGCTTTTGATAAATACTATTTCATTTGTACTCTACTTTTTCTTTCATGTCATGAAGTTTATAAAACATTTAGAATTGCTGACTCTTGTGGATGGTCAATTATAGGTAGACATGTTTGCCctagtttgaaaaaaaaagtgaaaaagcaaaacaattaaaaaattcCTACAACAGTGTCGTCGACCCTAATTAACAAAATCAGTGTTTGTTTAAGCCAACTCTAACCTATCAACCTTAGTATGAGaaaattacaaatttatatTTCGTTCATCAACGTCGGCTAACCTGACGCTAACTTGTAAGTTAAAGCTACCTATATTACTGTCACTCATACAAATAAATTAGTAACAAAAAGATTTCTTTCACCATTTCCTTTTAATATATACTGTTAATGTATCTCGTGCACGCCTTTGCTCACCTCTTAATGTGGTTTCTTGTAATTGTAGAATAGTATGACTAGAGCCTCAAAGCAAGTGTCATTGTTCACGCAGTGAACTAGGAGGCTCAGCTAGTCACTTGAGAAACTTCCTTAACCTAGCCCTATATACAAAAGTGATCATACCCTTTTTCAATCCTGATCCTTTTCTTATAATGTGCAATTTACTGATCATATTCAATGTGTATTAATTTTTCCTCCTTTTAGTCCTAGTAGCTTTaatatgatttgattgatttCCCTAATTTAAGGCgcaatatatgatattgtaaGTCCATCCTTAATAAGGGAAATCATGTTCCTGCTAAAATATCCAAATCTTCAAAATTTTGGTTGGCAACATTCAATATTATAATGTTGAAGAATGCTAGCAACATTCACTTTTCAATACTCTTTCATTTATTACTTAAAATTCATGCGAGTCACattaaattgaaaattgaacCTACATTTTCAATGCTATTTCTGCATATAGTACTCATTTGATCTTCTTAAGCATGTGGCTATTGTCTACTTCGATTAAACTGACCAACTTGCATACTTTCCTTACTGTCTATTATCAATGGACAATACTAGCTACTGCTAACATAGACCATCGTCATTTCTGGTATAAAAGGAAGAAACAAAAAATCGTCTCATCATTCACAAAGAACAGTATCCCAATTTGACCTCCACATGAAAACTCCAGAGTACAAAGTGAAAATTGAGCAAAGGCCATGATCACAGGCCTAGCTAGCCGCAGCATCACATTCATCAAAAGAAAAGGGAGAAAAAGTAATTATACTTTGTTAATTCCATGATATAAATTATAACCTAAGAAAATTGAGTAAATAGATGATCAAATAACCTTCAAATTTCGAATTGATTCACAAGCCAAGGCCAGAGCCAAAAGAACAGGCCAAATGGCATGGAATCTTTGTTTTATTAGAGAAAACTATTATGATAAAAGAGCGTGGTCACATAGCATCTTAACATGTACCTAATCACTGTTAAATTGCTCTCGTAATTTCGAGGAGTAAGATCATTCTGGACGGCAGAACTCTTTTTACTGAGTAGTTAAATACAGCAAAGTACATGCCTCTCATATAAACAGAATCAGTTCCCTCTGCTCTTGGGTACCGTAACCACCAGCTTCCCGCCTGTGCAAACAGCGGTGACCTTCTCCGGCTGCGTCCACGGCGGAAGCCGGTACCGCCAGAGATCAGCGCCGAAACGAGGCTGCTGACGCTGATGCCCTGTAACCGCGACATCGCCGCCATCCAGTCTCCTAATCACGATCTTTGTTATCCCCGGGAGAATCTCGACGGCGTGAGCTCTCACGCCGTCGAACATGCTGCTGGTCTTGCCGCCGCCACACGAGGCCACAAAGCGGAAAAACTGCTTCGTTTCGTCGATCGAAACGTCGGCGTCTGAAGGAAAAGGTAGCTCCAGCGTTCTCGCGAACACGTGTGGAAGTCTCCATAGCTTCTTCGAGCTCGTGTTTGGTACCACTGCGGATGAAACAACGGCGTGTTGAGAGCGCTTCTTTGCGAAGGGGTTAATAACCTTCTCTGCAAACATGGTGTGTGACTGTGTGTTGCAGGTAAATACTAACTAATCACGTTTGCTAAGTCCTTGTTTGGATACCCTGTTTAAATTTGGTTATTTTGCAGATGAGTGTTTTTATGTTTGGAGAGGGAAATCTGAAATTCGGGTTTATTAGAGGGATATGTTAGTTGATGGCTATGAATATATAGAGGTAGCTCATGGAAATTTGGTTGGACAAAACTAGCCATGGAAAGAGATGGTTTATGGAGGAGGGCATTGATTGATTGCTTTTGCTTTCTTTGTCTTTAGGAATAAAATAACCTGACAACATCTAGCATAATATAATTAGTAAATAGTTGAGCTATTTATGTATTTAGTTTACTGTTTAATTAATTCTTGAACAGTGTGTATAGAAATTTTTTGCTGAGAAACCTTCAATGTGATTTTCAAATCTCAAAGGAAATAATTTTATAACTATCAGCGGTGTAATATTTTATGtggaatattttatattttatgaaaCCAAAAGAATCGTGAAAAGGTTTCAGCCTCAAAGGAAAGGAATAGAATCCTTGTTAATTTGATGTTCGGTTGGGTGATTGAAATGGCACGAAGCTTTGTGATGCTTTgtcatttttttgttaaaaatgtTATCATTTGATTAAGTGGTTCATATAAATTCACGAATATGTGTGCATCCACGCAGTTCGTCGATTAGGATATGTTTTATATTATTCTATGACACATGATAGAAAGATTCGCTTCCAAAATCGAATAGTCAGACTCCACTTTTGGCGTGGAGTTCATAGCATACAAACTCAAATACAACAAGCCTAGCCACACTTTTGATTGTATACGCCTTTCTAACTTAATTGGTTTAATGATAACTGATAGTGTGATTTGTCTATGAGGAATAAAAAGCAACTAAAAAACTGAcgatatatatatgtttgtatTATTATTAGGTAAAGGCTATAGTGTCTTTTTAAGAATAGGGGACACCCCAACTTGACAAAATGTAAGAGCCACTAACTTGTGcgagtaatgtttcatccacacctctcttttgaggtggagagtggaatggtgagagagataggaagaaaagaaaaagtaagagagagaaaatatgagatgtgatagatgataagatgagagagatagaaataaaaagaggtgaaaatggagtgtttaaaaaatgaggtgtgtatatatcattagtCAACTTGTGCAGACTTATTCATAGCTATTATACATGAAACCATTAATCCCAGAATTACCCCAGTCACCTTTGTAATTTGAAATCCCTGTATCTAAGAATGAAGCAATATCATACATATAACATATGGAAAAGAGAGGTAGCCATAAACACTGAACCTGAAAAATTCAATCAGTAGCAAAATCGTGAAGGCAACAAGAGTATCTACGGATAATAATTTGATTAATATGCGGAGTATGGAGCTATGCTTCCACCATGCCAAACTATATATTGATGGGACAAACACCAAAAATATCAATCAAGAACCATTATCCTCGCACTGAAACTACACACCCTTGAAAATCTAGAAGGAAATAACAGCAACAAAGCTCGCTTACACCATTTGGTAAACAaaatgcttatcaaaaaaaaaaatttggtaaACAAAATATGAGTTGCTATTTGCTAAGGAAGTAATCAATCAACATAAGTGATAGAAGTCATTCGACTAGAAGAGTGacataaaagaaagaaaagaaaaaaagtgtcTCAAGGTGTATATAATGTTTTATTATACACATAACCTAACTTTAGGACCCATTTGATAGGCATGATCATAAGTAGACATGATAACATAAAATAAACATATCCTACTGTATATATGCTGTTTGTTTTGTCATTGGATATAGAGTAACACAATCATGCCCTTATCCTAAACATATCCTACTGTAATATGGGCTTGAACCGTTGGGTCAGCCTGTTTATCCCGCCTTTTTTGGCGGGTTGGGTTGGGAACTTCAGTTCATATATAAGGGTATGTTGGGCCAACACCTGTTTTTatacttaaaaaataaaaataagatattttttacttattgtcaaatattaaaaaataaacttatGAGATTAGAGTTCCATTTTCAACTTCACACACACTTTAGTTCTACTTCACCGGTCACGATATACTTCTctcgttcttcttcttcactttttcCTGACCTTACTTTCCACTTTATGTGTGACGCGCTTTACCCATCACCTTTGTCGTTCTTTCTGCCACTCGATGTGTCCCTTAGCGTTGTTATTTGTCTTGCCAGCCTCAGCATCGCCCATCAGCCATTGTCGATGTAACAATTTGTTGCTACTTTTGAATATCATTCTCTCAAAGTTATTTTCTACCTCaaccttcttttcttttttgaagagaaaaatttctacccctttattaaaaatattcataTCACCTAATGCAAAGAGAAAGAAATCTGCTAAAAATTATTCATATCTTTAACATTTGAAACACCTTCAGCAAGATCTAATGTTTTGAACTAAGATTATTCAGTACTTTGAATTTTGAACTAAGACTTTGTTATTGTGAGATTGTTGGacgttgattttttttttctaatttaaatattttaaaagataagttgtgacttgttttatttatgtatttttgcAACTTGTGAGATGGTCATGAATTTGTGATTTTTATTGTGTTAAATTGGTTGAGACAAATTTTTGATGATTAATATGGATGATAGAACAATGACACAGGGAGCAACCACATTCATGGTTTTGTACGTtagtgtttaatttgattttgtgGTGTTTATTTTTAGGGTTAgatctgaaaaccgtccctgaactttaaaCGAGATTTGATTTCCGTCCCTCGTTGGAAAATCTTCCTAGAGACGCCCTCAAactatttttttgtttggaaaccATCCTTACCGCCGATTTACCTCCGGCTGCCGTGCCCAGTTGGCAGTTTTGAGCCTAAGTGGACATGCCACGtaatttcattaaatgacgtgtttttttaataaaaactaaataaaaaacaaG is a window of Lotus japonicus ecotype B-129 chromosome 5, LjGifu_v1.2 DNA encoding:
- the LOC130721006 gene encoding uncharacterized protein LOC130721006; this encodes MFAEKVINPFAKKRSQHAVVSSAVVPNTSSKKLWRLPHVFARTLELPFPSDADVSIDETKQFFRFVASCGGGKTSSMFDGVRAHAVEILPGITKIVIRRLDGGDVAVTGHQRQQPRFGADLWRYRLPPWTQPEKVTAVCTGGKLVVTVPKSRGN